The following are encoded in a window of Flavobacterium psychrotrophum genomic DNA:
- a CDS encoding T9SS type B sorting domain-containing protein: MTQKYPKYFYSKFLLAVVCLVFTVSNLKAQIYRHEFGTTTINTYPYRVAPVTIESHLSGSTWTNNLVPGSWSSGNGSGGTASAIQAVTPTGAVTITLTFNVAPGFAVDVTSFNFWTRKSNSGPANWSMAINSITVGSGLTSGSGANAGATSLPVSNPVTGLTGTVSVVLTLTGGTGGNIRLDDFTLNGRVYSNCNTATVTSFTPATGPDNTVVIITGNGFTGAQAVLFGTTAATYTVISNTQIRAVVPQGAATGPISVRASDGCLSESPATFTVLTPQCASAEIYISELYDEYAGDPGVVEIYNPGANTVTFNGEYTLERFGDFDNLSTPGYNITLLGSVGPGQTHLVRAGGDAFDCLYARTLTYDTYMGGFNGKDAFRLRKNGVLIDHVTTAPIGNSEADRGYTMIRRPNAVAPNINFSASDWISSPTEYCSNLGMHTANPTPGNVPAITSPSNQSVCQGGTATFSTSVATGTGYTYQWKVLNSSGNWVNVTNGTNYAGATTATFTVSNIPASFDQNQYYCEITSTTCTLYSDAALLTTGATLTAPVVTPTDPTCTTLGSIVITAPTGAGLTYSIDGTNYVSTTTFTVGAGTYSITAKNAAGCISPVTTQLINPAAAAPVAPTVTPTQPTCTNAQGSIVITAPTGTGLTYSIDGTNYVATTTFSVGPGSYNVTVKNASGCISPATVQVINAAPSAPVAPTVTPTQPTCTNAQGSIVITAPTGTGLTYSIDGTNYVATTTFNVGIPGSYNVTVKNTAGCISPATVQVINAVPSAPAAPTVTPTQPTCTNAQGSIVITAPTGTGLTYSIDGTNYVATTTFNVGIPGSYNVTVKNAAGCISPATVQVINAAPPGPVAPTVTPTQPTCTNAQGSIVITAPTGAGLTYSLDGTNYVATTTFSVGPGSYSVTVKNAAGCISAATVQVINAVPSAPAAPTVTPTQPTCTNTQGSIVITAPTGAGLTYSIDGTNYVATTTFSVGTGSYNVTVKNAAGCISAATIQVINAAPTAPVAPTLIPTDPTCTTQGTIVITAPTGTGLTYSIDGINYVTATTFNVGSGTYNVTVKNAAGCISPATVQVINTAPAGPAAPLVTVTQPTCVVATGSLVITGPSGTGFTYSIDGINYSSAMSYGPLSAGRYTITVKNAAGCISPVKVEVINAQPVTPVAPTVMPTNPACGEATGKIVITAPLGAGYTYSIDGTNYLSTTTFNVVPGTYNITAKSAGGCISPVTVQIIDAAPTAPATPSIVTTQPDCTTLGTIVITAPVGAGITYSIDGIIYDATTTYSNLPPGNYTIRIKNAGGCISSITQRINAQPATPVAPRYTVTQPTCADPVGKITITSPYGAGYTYSLDDITYQTGITFTGLGAGTYTVYVKNAAGCKASAGPVVIDPAPAPAPSPGTITGNTTVCIDDTLQLTPSVAGGVWSVVSTANATIDANGLLTPKRAGTVTVVYTVGTVCTADVRTTITIYALPRPVIKDIYLCVDNVTGVPIPKVLQSNLNNTDYTFVWEKDGNALPHTTASILVMEEGEYLVTATHKISGCETTATGRVGLSSIALATAEVGVDFSRNQVIKINVTGGSGSYEYSLDGGAYQDDAYFTGIYDGEHTIRVNDVNGCGYIELTVFALNYPRFFSANSDGHRDTWNIKGLESQYNALIFIYDRYGKLITSIRPAGQGWDGTLNGYPLPATDYWFSVLYDSSTGTRKEFKAHFSLLR, from the coding sequence ATGACCCAAAAATACCCGAAGTATTTTTACTCGAAATTTCTGCTGGCAGTAGTGTGCCTTGTTTTTACTGTAAGTAATTTAAAGGCACAAATTTATAGACATGAATTTGGTACGACTACCATAAATACGTATCCGTATAGGGTAGCACCTGTAACTATAGAATCACATTTGTCAGGATCTACATGGACAAATAATCTTGTTCCTGGTTCCTGGTCCAGCGGTAATGGTAGTGGCGGCACAGCATCGGCCATACAGGCTGTTACGCCAACAGGAGCAGTTACTATTACGCTAACTTTTAATGTTGCTCCTGGTTTTGCTGTGGATGTTACATCTTTTAATTTCTGGACAAGAAAAAGCAACTCAGGGCCAGCAAACTGGTCGATGGCTATAAATAGCATTACCGTAGGTAGTGGACTAACTTCAGGATCAGGCGCTAATGCAGGAGCTACATCGCTACCGGTAAGTAACCCAGTAACGGGTCTAACGGGTACAGTATCAGTAGTGCTAACCTTAACCGGCGGCACAGGCGGTAATATACGCCTTGACGATTTTACCCTGAATGGCAGGGTTTATTCTAATTGTAATACTGCTACCGTAACATCGTTTACACCTGCAACGGGGCCGGATAATACTGTTGTTATCATAACCGGAAATGGTTTTACCGGTGCACAGGCGGTACTGTTTGGAACTACGGCAGCAACATATACGGTAATCTCAAATACACAAATAAGGGCTGTTGTGCCTCAGGGTGCTGCAACAGGACCGATATCTGTAAGGGCTTCAGATGGTTGTTTAAGTGAGTCTCCTGCAACTTTTACAGTATTAACACCCCAATGTGCCAGCGCAGAAATTTATATTTCAGAACTGTATGATGAATATGCTGGCGATCCGGGAGTTGTAGAAATATACAACCCGGGAGCCAATACAGTTACATTTAATGGTGAATATACATTAGAGCGCTTTGGCGATTTTGATAATCTTTCCACTCCGGGATATAATATTACACTTTTAGGCTCTGTTGGTCCTGGCCAAACCCATTTGGTGAGGGCAGGGGGTGATGCTTTTGATTGTCTTTATGCCAGAACACTTACTTATGATACTTACATGGGTGGTTTTAATGGTAAAGATGCTTTCAGGCTTAGAAAAAATGGTGTGCTAATAGACCATGTGACTACAGCACCAATAGGTAATTCTGAAGCAGACAGAGGGTATACAATGATTCGAAGGCCAAATGCAGTTGCACCTAATATAAACTTTTCTGCGAGTGACTGGATTTCAAGTCCTACCGAATATTGTTCAAACCTTGGTATGCATACTGCAAATCCTACTCCGGGTAATGTACCTGCAATTACGTCACCCTCTAACCAGTCGGTTTGCCAGGGCGGTACAGCAACCTTTAGTACATCGGTAGCTACAGGTACTGGATATACCTATCAATGGAAAGTATTAAATAGTAGTGGTAACTGGGTAAATGTTACAAATGGTACTAATTATGCAGGTGCTACAACAGCAACATTTACGGTTAGTAATATACCGGCATCATTTGACCAGAACCAGTATTATTGCGAAATTACGTCAACAACCTGTACTTTGTATTCTGATGCTGCATTGCTTACAACAGGTGCAACTTTAACCGCTCCCGTAGTAACCCCTACAGATCCTACCTGTACAACACTGGGTAGTATTGTAATTACTGCTCCAACAGGCGCAGGCTTAACCTATAGTATAGATGGTACTAATTATGTTTCTACAACTACATTTACAGTAGGGGCAGGTACATATAGTATAACAGCAAAAAATGCCGCGGGTTGTATTTCTCCGGTTACTACACAATTAATAAATCCAGCCGCAGCTGCACCTGTCGCTCCAACAGTAACCCCTACACAGCCTACCTGTACAAATGCACAGGGCAGCATTGTAATTACCGCACCAACAGGCACAGGTCTAACCTATAGTATAGACGGTACAAACTATGTTGCAACCACTACGTTCAGCGTAGGGCCTGGTAGTTACAATGTAACGGTAAAAAATGCTTCGGGTTGTATTTCCCCGGCAACGGTTCAGGTAATAAATGCAGCGCCATCTGCACCTGTTGCGCCAACAGTAACTCCAACACAGCCTACCTGTACAAACGCACAAGGCAGCATCGTGATAACCGCACCAACAGGCACGGGTTTAACCTATAGTATAGACGGGACTAACTATGTTGCAACTACTACGTTCAACGTAGGGATACCGGGAAGCTATAACGTAACGGTAAAAAATACCGCAGGTTGTATATCTCCGGCAACGGTTCAGGTAATAAATGCAGTACCATCTGCACCTGCTGCGCCAACAGTAACCCCAACACAGCCTACGTGTACAAACGCACAGGGCAGCATCGTGATAACCGCTCCAACAGGCACGGGTTTAACCTATAGTATAGATGGGACTAACTATGTTGCAACTACTACGTTCAACGTAGGGATACCGGGAAGCTATAACGTAACGGTAAAAAATGCAGCGGGTTGTATTTCTCCTGCTACGGTTCAGGTTATAAATGCAGCACCGCCAGGGCCTGTTGCGCCAACAGTAACCCCAACACAGCCTACGTGTACAAACGCACAGGGCAGTATTGTAATAACCGCCCCAACAGGGGCGGGCTTAACCTATAGTCTAGACGGTACTAACTATGTAGCCACCACTACGTTTAGCGTAGGGCCGGGAAGTTATAGTGTGACGGTTAAAAATGCAGCGGGTTGTATTTCTGCTGCTACGGTTCAGGTAATAAATGCAGTACCATCTGCACCTGCCGCGCCAACAGTAACCCCAACACAGCCAACGTGTACTAATACGCAAGGCAGTATCGTAATTACAGCTCCAACAGGGGCGGGCTTAACCTATAGTATAGACGGTACTAACTATGTAGCTACTACTACGTTTAGCGTAGGGACGGGAAGTTATAATGTAACCGTTAAAAACGCAGCGGGTTGTATATCTGCTGCTACAATTCAGGTTATAAATGCCGCACCAACAGCTCCCGTTGCACCTACACTTATACCTACAGATCCTACCTGTACAACTCAGGGCACCATTGTGATTACAGCCCCGACAGGTACAGGCTTAACTTATAGTATAGATGGTATTAATTATGTTACTGCCACAACCTTTAATGTAGGTTCTGGCACGTATAATGTAACCGTTAAAAACGCCGCAGGTTGTATATCTCCGGCTACAGTTCAGGTAATAAACACTGCACCGGCAGGACCTGCCGCGCCGTTAGTAACCGTTACACAGCCTACGTGTGTGGTTGCAACCGGAAGTTTAGTAATTACAGGACCTTCAGGAACCGGTTTTACTTACAGCATTGACGGTATCAACTACAGTTCTGCTATGTCATACGGGCCACTTAGTGCCGGGCGCTATACTATTACGGTTAAAAATGCTGCGGGCTGTATCTCTCCTGTAAAGGTTGAGGTAATTAATGCGCAGCCTGTAACACCCGTTGCACCTACAGTAATGCCTACAAACCCTGCATGTGGAGAAGCAACCGGAAAAATAGTAATTACAGCTCCGTTAGGTGCAGGCTACACATATAGTATAGACGGTACAAATTATCTTAGCACTACAACTTTTAATGTTGTACCGGGTACTTATAATATAACAGCTAAATCGGCCGGTGGATGTATTTCTCCTGTTACTGTCCAGATAATTGATGCTGCGCCAACGGCTCCGGCTACTCCTTCGATAGTAACTACACAGCCAGATTGTACCACGCTTGGTACAATAGTAATTACAGCTCCTGTGGGGGCTGGCATAACGTATAGCATTGACGGCATCATCTATGATGCTACAACAACATATAGTAACCTGCCACCGGGCAATTATACCATAAGGATAAAAAATGCGGGAGGATGTATATCTTCAATTACCCAACGCATAAACGCGCAGCCGGCTACGCCTGTTGCACCACGTTATACGGTTACACAACCTACGTGTGCAGACCCTGTGGGTAAAATAACAATTACGAGTCCATATGGGGCGGGTTATACCTATAGCCTTGACGATATTACTTACCAGACAGGTATCACATTTACAGGGCTTGGAGCAGGTACTTATACTGTATACGTTAAAAATGCTGCGGGCTGTAAAGCATCTGCAGGACCTGTGGTTATTGACCCGGCACCAGCTCCGGCACCGTCCCCGGGTACAATTACCGGAAATACTACCGTATGTATTGACGATACACTACAGCTTACACCTTCGGTTGCAGGAGGGGTTTGGTCGGTTGTAAGTACCGCAAATGCAACCATTGACGCAAACGGGCTTCTTACACCAAAACGTGCCGGAACTGTAACAGTGGTTTATACTGTAGGTACGGTTTGTACTGCCGATGTGCGTACAACAATAACCATTTATGCGCTGCCAAGGCCGGTAATAAAAGATATATATTTATGTGTTGATAATGTAACCGGAGTGCCAATCCCTAAAGTTTTACAAAGCAACCTTAATAATACTGACTATACTTTTGTATGGGAGAAAGATGGTAATGCACTGCCTCACACCACGGCTTCAATACTGGTTATGGAAGAGGGGGAATACTTGGTTACGGCAACACACAAAATATCAGGTTGTGAAACAACGGCTACCGGGCGTGTAGGACTGTCTTCAATAGCTCTGGCAACTGCCGAGGTAGGAGTCGACTTTAGCCGCAACCAGGTTATAAAAATAAATGTAACCGGAGGTTCAGGAAGCTATGAATATAGCCTGGACGGCGGAGCATATCAGGATGATGCTTACTTTACAGGTATTTATGATGGTGAGCATACTATAAGGGTAAATGATGTAAACGGCTGTGGCTATATAGAGCTTACTGTTTTTGCACTTAACTATCCGCGTTTTTTTAGTGCCAATAGCGATGGACACCGCGATACCTGGAACATTAAAGGACTTGAAAGTCAGTACAACGCCCTGATATTTATATATGACAGGTATGGTAAATTAATTACATCTATAAGACCTGCCGGACAGGGGTGGGATGGCACATTAAACGGCTACCCGCTACCGGCTACAGATTACTGGTTTAGTGTACTGTATGATTCATCTACCGGTACCAGAAAAGAGTTTAAGGCACATTTCTCTTTATTACGCTAG
- a CDS encoding beta strand repeat-containing protein: MKTILRKTLRNVFSMSALMAAAATWGQVTLPASSPYSENFNTTPGAAGTAYPSGWTSYNGTTADNAMVVGTAASTSGANYNYGSRIGILGSGSAFSPSSVVLNIAGTTGKTNLVISYDVIKIREQARSNSFNLEISTTSATTGFTAVTGGAYASGTIAEGTVTPYTNVSLSALDNTSGNIWIRWSYAEVSGSGSRDGIALDNVVLSWSSAPVLAAPVATAASAVTANSFEANWQPVTGASGYRLDVSTSPSFSSASPVSDLFFSEYVEGSGTNKYLEIYNGTGAAVNLGDYRVRLYSNGSTAATGSANDVQLSGTLANGATVVLKNTTATLYTGAATIVASVNFNGDDAIALYKISTSSNVDIFGRIGEDPGVAWTSPSNSTLDKTLIRKPSVTGGVTVNPASGFPTLETEWTVANLDDVANLGMHTFVGGTNAFVPGYQDLAVSSTSQVVSGLAASTQYYYRVRAVAAAVTSTNSNVITVNTTVNTSPVLTATALADFGSVCIETVGTPVLFTISGSNLVAGDITVGPLDGYTFSETATGTFTDSLTVAQTGGTFTHDLYVQFAPVVAGPYNGNITVSGGGATSFAAAVTGTGVNSSPTVVISSVTSPTSSTSTILSEVTAQGCSEVLERGIVYALTASPELLAPNTTQVDSGSGTGAFTVNLTELVAGTTYHIRAYAINNGDISYSADVAITTVSLVAPVAVAATAVGSDTFTANWNEVEGAVSYRLDVSESATFGTATLATDLFFSEYVEGSASNKYIEIYNGTGAAVDLTDYRVRLYANGATTATNDVQLTGSLANGATLVLKNSAATLYTGTATAIASINFNGDDAIALYKISTTANVDIFGRIGEDPGSAWTSTANSTLDKTLVRKSTVAGGVTVNPASGFPTLDSEWEVLPIDTVSGLGSHTFSGVSSSFVPGYENLTVTDTTQIVTDLNPGVTYYYRVRAVAGNASVNSNVVIVETTTSTEISAQRKANAVLTDNKVMVYKQNGAIAISSANVAVKSVTVFDVNGRLLFNSGAFNANDVILSDINAVNQVLVIKTVTADNKTVTNKIVH, from the coding sequence ATGAAAACAATCTTACGCAAGACATTACGCAATGTCTTTTCAATGTCGGCGCTAATGGCAGCGGCAGCAACATGGGGACAGGTTACCTTACCTGCAAGTTCTCCTTATTCAGAAAATTTTAATACCACGCCGGGAGCGGCTGGTACGGCCTATCCATCGGGCTGGACATCTTACAACGGCACTACAGCAGATAATGCTATGGTAGTGGGTACTGCTGCATCTACGTCAGGAGCTAATTACAATTATGGTTCAAGGATAGGTATCCTGGGATCAGGAAGTGCTTTTTCACCATCATCAGTAGTGCTTAACATTGCAGGCACCACAGGAAAAACAAACCTGGTAATTTCTTATGATGTAATTAAAATAAGAGAACAGGCGCGCAGCAACTCTTTTAACCTTGAAATTAGTACTACATCTGCCACAACAGGATTTACAGCAGTAACCGGTGGTGCTTATGCTTCAGGAACTATTGCAGAGGGTACTGTAACTCCTTATACAAATGTAAGTCTTTCTGCTCTTGACAATACCTCAGGTAACATCTGGATCCGTTGGAGTTATGCTGAAGTTAGTGGTTCTGGCAGCAGAGACGGTATTGCGCTTGATAATGTAGTGCTTTCATGGAGCTCGGCTCCGGTACTGGCGGCTCCGGTAGCTACTGCTGCTTCAGCTGTTACTGCAAATAGCTTTGAAGCTAACTGGCAGCCTGTAACAGGTGCAAGTGGCTACAGGCTAGATGTAAGTACATCACCATCTTTTAGTAGTGCTTCACCAGTATCAGACCTTTTCTTCTCTGAGTATGTAGAAGGATCTGGTACTAATAAATATCTTGAAATATATAACGGTACAGGTGCAGCTGTAAATCTTGGAGATTACAGGGTAAGGCTATATTCTAATGGCAGCACCGCAGCAACAGGATCTGCAAATGATGTGCAGCTTTCTGGTACATTAGCAAATGGTGCTACTGTTGTACTAAAAAATACTACAGCAACATTATATACGGGTGCGGCCACTATAGTAGCGTCTGTTAACTTTAATGGAGATGATGCTATAGCTCTGTATAAAATATCTACTTCATCTAATGTTGATATCTTTGGCAGAATAGGAGAAGATCCGGGTGTAGCCTGGACAAGCCCTTCTAACAGCACACTTGATAAAACCCTTATTAGAAAACCATCTGTAACAGGAGGCGTTACAGTAAACCCTGCATCTGGTTTCCCTACACTGGAAACTGAGTGGACGGTTGCCAACCTGGATGACGTTGCCAACCTTGGCATGCATACCTTTGTAGGTGGCACAAATGCTTTTGTTCCCGGTTATCAGGATCTTGCTGTAAGCAGCACCTCTCAGGTTGTAAGTGGCCTTGCCGCCAGTACACAATATTATTACAGGGTTAGGGCAGTAGCAGCTGCGGTTACAAGTACTAATTCTAATGTAATTACAGTAAACACTACAGTAAATACATCGCCTGTTTTAACAGCCACAGCGTTAGCCGATTTTGGTAGCGTATGTATAGAAACTGTTGGTACACCGGTATTGTTTACCATTTCAGGAAGCAATCTTGTAGCAGGCGATATTACTGTTGGCCCTCTTGATGGTTACACATTCTCTGAAACTGCAACAGGTACGTTTACAGATTCTCTTACTGTAGCACAAACAGGTGGTACTTTTACACATGATTTATATGTGCAGTTTGCTCCGGTAGTGGCTGGCCCTTATAACGGCAACATTACCGTAAGCGGCGGTGGTGCTACAAGTTTTGCTGCTGCTGTAACAGGTACAGGTGTTAATTCATCTCCTACAGTAGTAATTTCATCAGTAACATCTCCTACATCTTCAACTTCAACAATACTTTCAGAAGTAACCGCACAAGGTTGCTCAGAAGTTTTAGAAAGAGGTATTGTTTATGCCCTAACAGCTTCTCCAGAGCTTCTTGCTCCTAATACAACGCAGGTTGATTCAGGTAGTGGTACAGGTGCTTTTACAGTAAACCTTACTGAACTTGTAGCCGGTACTACTTACCATATAAGGGCATATGCCATAAACAATGGTGATATTTCATATAGCGCAGATGTAGCTATTACAACTGTAAGTTTAGTTGCTCCTGTAGCTGTTGCTGCTACAGCTGTAGGATCTGACACTTTTACTGCTAACTGGAACGAAGTAGAAGGTGCAGTAAGCTACAGGCTTGATGTTAGCGAATCGGCTACTTTTGGTACTGCCACTCTTGCTACAGACCTTTTCTTCTCTGAGTATGTTGAAGGTTCTGCCTCTAACAAATATATAGAGATATACAATGGTACTGGTGCTGCCGTAGACCTTACAGATTACAGAGTAAGGCTGTATGCTAATGGCGCTACTACCGCTACAAATGATGTACAGCTTACAGGAAGCCTTGCAAACGGTGCAACTCTTGTGCTAAAAAACAGCGCTGCTACACTTTATACAGGTACTGCTACTGCTATAGCATCTATAAACTTTAATGGAGACGATGCCATTGCACTATATAAAATATCTACTACTGCCAATGTAGACATCTTTGGCCGTATAGGCGAAGATCCGGGTAGCGCATGGACAAGTACAGCAAACAGTACTCTTGACAAAACCCTTGTTCGTAAATCAACAGTGGCGGGTGGTGTTACAGTAAATCCTGCATCGGGTTTCCCTACATTAGACAGTGAGTGGGAAGTATTACCTATAGATACAGTATCTGGCCTTGGTAGCCATACATTCTCTGGAGTATCATCATCTTTTGTACCGGGTTATGAAAACCTTACTGTAACTGATACGACACAAATAGTTACAGACTTAAACCCTGGCGTAACGTATTACTATAGGGTTAGGGCGGTAGCCGGCAATGCAAGCGTAAACTCTAATGTTGTTATTGTTGAAACTACAACCAGTACAGAGATAAGCGCACAAAGAAAAGCTAATGCTGTACTAACAGATAATAAAGTAATGGTATATAAGCAAAACGGAGCGATAGCTATATCATCTGCAAATGTTGCTGTAAAATCGGTAACTGTATTTGACGTTAATGGCAGACTATTGTTTAATTCAGGTGCTTTTAATGCTAATGATGTTATTTTATCGGATATTAATGCCGTTAATCAGGTTCTTGTCATAAAAACGGTAACAGCAGATAACAAAACGGTAACAAACAAAATTGTGCATTAA